A region of the Methylobacterium nodulans ORS 2060 genome:
CAGGGAGAGCCGACGTCGCGGAAGGCGGACGAGGCAGGCCGGGACTACGAGGCCGATTTGCGGCGACGTGGGGCCGGAGCGCGCACGACCGCATCGGGGGCCGCAGCCTTGGCGGCGGCCGGCCGGCGCTTCTGGCCGAGGCCGATGCTCTTGGCGAGTTCCGAGCGCTGCGCGGCGTAGTTCGCGGCCACCATCGGATAGTCCGGCGGCAGGTTCCACTTGCGGCGGTATTCCTCGGGCGTGAGGCCGCGGGTGGCGAGGTGCCGCTTGAGCGACTTATATTGCCGCCCATCCTCCAGGCTGATGATGTAGTCCGGCGTGACCGACTTGCGGATGGAGACGGGCGGAACCAGCTTCTCGGGCTCGGGGGCAGCCGCCTTCTGAAGATCGCGCAG
Encoded here:
- a CDS encoding MucR family transcriptional regulator, which codes for MTAETNLDAADYIALASDIVSAYVTRNAVPASSLPELLTSVHAALRDLQKAAAPEPEKLVPPVSIRKSVTPDYIISLEDGRQYKSLKRHLATRGLTPEEYRRKWNLPPDYPMVAANYAAQRSELAKSIGLGQKRRPAAAKAAAPDAVVRAPAPRRRKSAS